A genomic window from Leishmania panamensis strain MHOM/PA/94/PSC-1 chromosome 5 sequence includes:
- a CDS encoding hypothetical protein (TriTrypDB/GeneDB-style sysID: LpmP.05.0820) — protein sequence MGNDMSIMSGGGRNKEAWGEACVRRVKHELPSPHPIPLVHGGYRMLPALLLDGELRSTADDKSSASSSRSVVTPSTYSTEHSVLSRANQNLRPQHRGRRMLLSDVTSATNLPAAAAPTQQQQPQKHTQYSMYAREMRRRVRDGGRFSLGHRSSGVDFMVANEFFSCSDSTVGSEADLDSSRGSLSSASTDIENYPGRAYSRRGMTPMEPTLPRRFGHPLSRRRAHDELFEHPLRHELNRVDGVPPIVLSYMPTAATSATSPLYAKSSSTGRAKTTTAKTVAVVVSGVDSGSDPPPALTSSRNSSHNSKSSASSRKESNAAPTSSARPSSWRKRLLWPTSQSDTHGSGNGSPTKRGSSHAAGGALSAHEEKKSKADAKKMREKGCDFERPWQQKQHPHRTRSSVAAAQASSETAGAAATSTNVEALAAETEVPITNESLGVMDNTELCELDFSAQKARRITSSEQRNTHADMKRQHTRSGGVLGGEYGSFMCVSMSPAQHHHATSEDDRGRCSANCVACLPRWSEFRVYQCSGISSHHSGSSSTHHHNHPVRHHHSGGDDGSNGIPGTALARLVDSRRHHHQLNYTNSTGGWQDLSSASSNDFFASEQQSRQHRMLYGMNGNLHRTGRRSCDDEDDDLNSESESSTASMREAAHLATGGGEAVAHSFGSLFAGLQAASLQSVASPSPGQPCIERFADGRLMESTTAMDYSAPTAQKTHDGSGKRTASRRPSTPGPHCSGRGVACVIPESSQDARHSPISVVPTPASVVAAEVLDNRKQVDTPGVICGALLARAPCRGDHDHDHVHVHAIANVSRCGSDHSSRGSDSSELNFSGSRNSSISPDVSLRGFVKSSRVKSPAKEVSPLLLPQPPTPQTAVARPEAPSFHRRSGGDGSANLSSTECVMASVPTLKGCSGGTRRRHHRGNIGNSGKGAVQTTTSVLTSDQGSSNALRPMRADSKDLILRPGRTTSTRRHRIGGDDDAPGGSGSRQRRPRNRTHSSNMRLSSFSFSSDSFLYGKVRGRLAKAAAVAANSHSTDRRHRASGSGGCEGTQAYVRHHTHGKDDSVASEASQSASVRKGETEGRPGGRHHRSGRHHRHKRHGVSTSSDQKREMRSRSHLRSKHGSGSEMGSMVAGLDDLLLGDGSRGAAGNLTSLYRRSVSSSLSSLAPSSRNSSVNGGVGGSGSGVGSSSVRVLRKRAAKARDLSTSSSVDSEANGCPHPHWSVPPSASQQQQQHPLNDHMQLSQRNSGPHQQQQQRRAAGATAAALLRHHLSLTTASNSSGDTVAASGSANGAATGGAYDTKTPPFMPSMGADISSSTDLSTDRPANSGGYRLTSEYSTVMHSHHLAQQQQRGAIMTTHDLIGKGHSSNSNYLLQPLRSLAAASSATMAAAPEMHSVVPSHSTSSGGARLLRMPLSRSPRHANSKSDGEIDSATVSFPGINGRGDGGSGAAAPSSVAALLSGPARDSSTRRRRPTTQNFTPLFVDMSRFKALHEALESSS from the coding sequence ATGGGCAACGACATGTCGATTATGTCGGGTGGGGGACGCAACAAGGAGGCCTGGGGCGAGGCATGCGTCAGACGTGTCAAGCACGAGTTGCCATCTCCGCACCCCATTCCTCTCGTCCATGGAGGCTATCGAAtgctgcctgcgctgctcctggACGGCGAACTGCGCTCAACAGCAGACGATAAAAGTAGCGCCTCCTCATCGCGGTCTGTCGTCACGCCGTCGACCTACTCCACTGAGCACTCTGTGCTTTCAAGGGCAAACCAAAACCTGCGTCCACAGCACCGAGGACGTCGCATGCTGTTGAGTGATGTGACCTCTGCGACAAACctgccggcagcagcggcaccaacacagcagcaacaaccgcagaagcacacgcagtACTCTATGTACGCTCGAGAAATGAGGCGACGCGTCCGCGATGGGGGCCGGTTCAGTCTGGGacatcgcagcagcggagtcgACTTCATGGTCGCCAACGAGTTtttcagctgcagcgacagcaccgtcggcagcgaggcggaTCTTGACAGCAGCCGCGGAAGTTTGAGCAGCGCTAGCACGGATATTGAGAATTACCCCGGAAGAGCGTACAGTCGTCGCGGCATGACACCAATGGAGCCCACCTTGCCTCGCCGCTTCGGCCATCCCCTCAGCCGCCGCCGGGCACACGATGAGCTCTTCGAGCACCCCCTGCGGCATGAGCTGAACAGAGTAGATGGAGTACCTCCCATCGTCTTGTCCTACATGCCCAcggccgccacctctgccacgtCGCCACTGTACGCGAAGTCGAGCAGTACAGGTCGAGCAAAAACAACAACGGCAAAGACCGTCGCGGTGGTGGTCTCCGGCGTGGACAGCGGTAGCGACCCCCCACCGGCTCTCACCAGCAGCCGGAACAGCAGCCACAACAGCAAGTCCTCCGCATCGAGTAGAAAGGAAAGCAACGCTGCGCCCACGTCGTCGGCGCGGCCGTCAAGTTGGCGCAAGCGACTTCTGTGGCCCACCTCTCAAAGCGATACCCACGGCAGTGGCAACGGCAGCCCCACGAAACGGGGCTCCTCTCACGCAGCCGGTGGCGCTCTCAGCGCGCacgaggagaaaaagagcaaagcGGACGCGAAAAAAATGCGGGAGAAGGGCTGCGATTTTGAGAGACCgtggcagcagaagcagcacccgcatcgcacacgcagctcggtggcagcggcgcaagcGTCGTCCGAGAcggctggagctgctgccacctCGACCAACGTAGAGGCTCTGGCGGCGGAGACGGAGGTGCCGATCACGAATGAGTCGCTGGGTGTCATGGACAACACGGAGCTCTGTGAGCTGGACTTCTCCGCGCAGAAGGCGCGCAGGATTACCTCCTCAGAGCAGCGGAACACTCACGCAGATATGAAGCGTCAGCACACCAGGAGCGGCGGCGTTTTGGGCGGCGAGTACGGCTCTTTCATGTGCGTGTCGATGTCACCGGCGCAGCATCATCACGCCACCAGTGAGGATGACagaggccgctgcagcgcgaactgcgttgcctgcctgcctcgCTGGTCAGAGTTTAGAGTGTACCAGTGCAGTGGCATCTCATCGCACCActcaggcagcagcagcacgcaccaTCACAACCATCCAGTGCGTCATCATCACAGCGGTGGAGACGACGGCAGCAATGGCATTCCAGGAACAGCGTTAGCCCGCCTTGTAGATTCGAGGCGTCACCATCACCAGCTCAATTATACTAACAGCACTGGTGGCTGGCAAGATCTGAGCAGTGCGAGCTCCAACGACTTCTTCGCCTCtgagcagcagagcaggCAGCACCGCATGCTTTACGGAATGAACGGCAACCTTCATCGCACTGGCCGTCGCTCGTGCGACGATGAAGACGACGACTTGAACAGCGAAAGTGAGAGCTCGACCGCCTCCATGCGCGAAGCAGCCCACCTGGCCACCGGGGGCGGTGAGGCCGTGGCGCACTCCTTCGGCAGCCTCTTCGCCGGTTTGCAGGCCGCTTCGCTGCAATcagtggcgtcgccgtcgcctggGCAACCGTGCATCGAGCGCTTCGCTGATGGAAGACTAATGGAGTCGACAACCGCGATGGACTACAGCGCACCAACTGCGCAGAAAAcccacgacggcagcggcaagcgtACAGCCAGTCGGCGCCCCTCTACTCCTGGCCCGCACTGCAGCGGAAGAGGCGTTGCCTGTGTTATACCGGAGAGCAGCCAAGACGCTCGACACTCGCCGATTTCGGTGGTGCCGACGCCTGCAAGCGTCGTCGCGGCTGAAGTGCTGGACAACCGCAAGCAGGTCGACACCCCTGGAGTGATTTGTGGCGCGTTGTTGGCCCGTGCGCCGTGCCGTGGCGACCACGACCACGACCACGTTCACGTTCACGCCATTGCTAACGTGAGCAGATGCGGCAGTgatcacagcagcaggggtaGCGACAGCTCTGAGCTCAACTTTAGCGGCAGCAGGAATAGCAGCATCAGCCCTGATGTGAGTCTCAGAGGGTTTGTGAAATCGTCGCGGGTGAAGTCGCCAGCCAAGGAAGTTtcaccgctgctcctgccACAGCCACCTACGCCGcagacggcggtggcgcggccTGAGGCGCCTAGCTTCCACAGAcgcagtggaggagatggaagCGCAAACCTGTCCTCCACCGAATGCGTAATGGCGTCTGTGCCGACATTGAAGGGCTGCAGTGGCGGAACTCGCAGGCGGCATCATCGCGGAAACATTGGCAACAGCGGCAAAGGCGCTGTGCAGACGACGACAAGCGTCCTCACCTCAGAccaaggcagcagcaacgcattGCGGCCGATGCGGGCGGACAGCAAGGACCTCATTCTCCGGCCTGGCCGCACCACCTCtacacgccgccaccgcattggcggcgatgatgacgcGCCAGGAGGCAGTGGCAGTCGTCAGCGGCGCCCGCGGAACCGAACACATTCTTCAAATATGCGCCTCAGCTCTTTCAGCTTTAGCAGTGACAGCTTCCTCTATGGCAAAGTACGTGGGCGtctggcgaaggcggcggcagtggctgcaAATTCGCACAGCACCGATCGTCGGCATCGCGCGtcaggcagcggcggttgcGAAGGCACGCAGGCGTACGTGCGTCATCACACCCACGGTAAAGACGACTCAGTTGCGTCTGAGGCTTCCCAATCAGCATCAGTGCGCAAGGGGGAGACCGAGGGCCGCCCTGGCGGTCGCCATCATCGTAGCGGCAGGCACCATCGTCATAAACGCCATGGTGTCAGCACCAGTTCCGACCAGAAGCGCGAAATGCGTAGTCGGAGCCACCTTCGCAGCAAGCACGGCAGCGGGAGTGAGATGGGTAGCATGGTGGCTGGTTTGGACGACCTGCTCCTCGGCGACGGCAGTAGGGGTGCCGCTGGTAACCTCACGTCACTCTACCGGCGCTCCGTCTCGTCCTCTTTATCATCGCTGGCGCCATCGTcccgcaacagcagcgtcaacggcggcgtcggtggctctggcagcggcgtcggaagcagctctgtgcgtgtgctgcgcaagaGGGCTGCCAAGGCGCGGGACCTGTCGACCAGCTCCTCAGTCGACTCGGAGGCAAACGgctgcccccacccacactgGTCAGTACCACCGTCGGCATcccagcaacaacagcaacacccaTTGAATGATCACATGCAATTGAGTCAGCGGAACTCTGGcccgcatcagcagcagcaacagcgcaggGCAGCTGgtgcaacggcagcggcgttgctAAGGCACCATCTGTCCCTCACAACGGCGtcgaacagcagcggcgacaccgtTGCCGCTAGCGGAAGTGCGAACGGCGCGGCGACCGGTGGCGCGTACGACACGAAGACGCCGCCCTTTATGCCAAGCATGGGCGCGGACATCAGCAGTAGCACCGATCTGAGCACCGACCGCCCTGCGAACAGCGGTGGCTACCGCCTCACCAGCGAATACAGCACAGTGATGCACTCACACCACctagcgcagcagcaacagagggGGGCGATCATGACGACTCACGACCTGATCGGAAAGGGGCATTCGAGTAACAGCAACTACCTTCTTCAGCCGCTGCGAAGcctggcggcggcaagcTCGGCAAcgatggcggcagcaccagagaTGCACAGCGTCGTACCAAGCCACAGTACGTCCTCCGGTGgcgcgcgcctgctgcgaaTGCCGCTATCACGCTCTCCTCGACACGCCAACAGCAAGAGCGACGGTGAAATCGACTCCGCAACGGTGTCCTTCCCGGGCATCAACGgccgtggcgacggtggtagtggtgctgctgcgccaagCTCAGTGGCGGCACTGTTGTCGGGGCCAGCCCGTGACTCGAGCACGAGGCGGCGTCGACCCACCACGCAGAACTTCACCCCGTTGTTTGTAGATATGAGTCGCTTCAAGGCGCTGCACGAAGCGCTGGAGTCGTCAAGTTAG
- a CDS encoding methylthioadenosine phosphorylase, putative (TriTrypDB/GeneDB-style sysID: LpmP.05.0810) → MYSNPHVCPVAIAIIGGSGVYKLKCLQDAQHYDVLTPYGSPSGQLCVAKVDGVPCVFLPRHGPHHQHTPSEINYRANICALKQMGVRYIVAINTVGSLDDSYRPGDLVLCDQIIDKTYARNTTFFENGVVAHVNFAHPTSHALNTIAHQALLRCFPDVAAGKGAFKIHSSGTLVTMEGPQFSTKAESLLNKQMGGHLIGMTTATEARLAREAEIAYAVVAMVTDMDAWSDAPHVDVSQVMKVVAANSEKAQLYPPEIIKALAESPFEDPAHHALKDAIMTKPEHIPTEVKQRIQPLVAAKYPQFAP, encoded by the coding sequence ATGTATAGCAACCCACACGTCTGCCCTGTTGCGATTGCCATCATCGGCGGCTCTGGTGTCTACAAACTTAAGTGCTTGCAGGATGCCCAGCACTACGACGTGCTAACCCCGTACGGCAGCCCGAGTGGGCAGCTGTGCGTGGCCAAGGTTGACGGCGTGCCGTGCGTCTTCTTGCCGCGTCACGGCCCACACCACCAGCACACCCCCAGCGAGATCAACTACCGCGCGAACATCTGCGCGCTGAAGCAGATGGGTGTGCGCTACATCGTCGCCATCAACACCGTCGGCTCGCTGGACGACTCCTACCGCCCCGGCGACCTCGTGCTGTGCGACCAGATCATCGACAAGACCTACGCGCGCAATACAACCTTCTTCGAGAACGGTGTCGTAGCGCACGTCAACTTCGCTCACCCCACGTCGCACGCCCTCAACACCATCGCTCaccaggcgctgctgcgctgcttccctGATGTGGCGGCCGGAAAGGGTGCGTTCAAGatccacagcagcggtaccCTCGTCACGATGGAGGGCCCGCAGTTTAGCACCAAGGCCGAGTCGCTCCTCAACAAGCAGATGGGCGGCCACCTCATCGGcatgacgacggcgacagaggcgcggctggcgcgcgaggcggagaTCGCCTACGCGGTGGTGGCCATGGTGACCGACATGGACGCGTGGAGCGACGCGCCGCATGTGGACGTGTCGCAGGTGatgaaggtggtggcggcgaatTCCGAGAAGGCGCAGCTCTACCCACCCGAGATCATCAAGGCCCTCGCCGAGAGTCCGTTTGAGGATCCGGCGCATCACGCCCTGAAGGACGCCATCATGACGAAGCCAGAGCACATCCCTACCGAGGTgaagcagcgcatccagCCGCTTGTGGCGGCCAAGTACCCGCAGTTCGCCCCATAG
- a CDS encoding hypothetical protein (TriTrypDB/GeneDB-style sysID: LpmP.05.0840), whose translation MFRRSPVPRRYRTAWRELLHPLPVWARKQQWLKRDTVEMNEAILREPYYHIKTYAQPSAFVSPRVSECATREPDTQQSSRYGVDRQLRGPRRAVSPERLQELREQLQFGGAIGPHAPPTAGAGPTYQDEYGTRLRPRYPESWDTVPPHQPSRSEI comes from the coding sequence ATGTTCCGGCGCTCTCCGGTGCCACGGCGCTACCGCACGGCGTGGCGTGAGCTGCTACATCCGCTCCCGGTGTGGGCgcgcaagcagcagtggctgaAGCGCGATACCGTCGAGATGAACGAGGCCATCCTGCGTGAGCCCTATTATCACATCAAAACCTACGCGCAGCCTTCCGCGTTTGTGTCCCCGCGCGTGAGCGAGTGCGCCACGCGTGAGCCAGACACCCAACAGAGTAGCCGCTACGGCGTAGATCGTCAGCTGCGTGGACCGCGCCGTGCAGTGTCACCGGAgcgcctgcaggagctgcgtgAGCAGCTGCAATTTGGGGGAGCCATTGGGCCTCACGCGCCACCGACGGCAGGGGCAGGCCCGACCTACCAGGACGAGTATGGTACTCGGCTGCGCCCGCGCTACCCAGAGTCGTGGGATACAGTGCCTCCGCACCAGCCCTCACGCTCTGAGAtttga
- a CDS encoding hypothetical protein (TriTrypDB/GeneDB-style sysID: LpmP.05.0830), giving the protein MPAGAKSRTPATDFVYDYAAKRQAQMERARQLREDRLQQQQQCQSPFTQNSGDDGVGNPYAASPKYTTASSAKGNGAAAVVGADMKPPPPNVPRLRHPTSGHSSVDSGAPPGKGEDGPVLYVKERDFKQATQAGIITPDQARQLWAMLSNQIIRVCSPSAHANAVSVSSLLALSRNSYNSSGRAAGGLQSAEGSEFGASISLESLRTSIAYFKREQQRLLQQQGGGGSTTGAPSQGRHPLSSSPPALNSTAGQPASQSRGLPSRQSQYEANIKNNHYQDDDGASKDEQRALATPLALRSAGGGGAGRGGRPAWNADVEVHHEDDYDDDRNRHAPSSPSAISSGGAALKKPRTGKTNAVRSAPKGAAAPSPSAARAGVGGVRGTSSQAGAGQADGGYGNDSERNCSNVYMPPQSSPPVSRSAKAGGTGAAPRRPPATRATAPPPSSGAPINLDDVPVGGGGGGGMNDWANAYPPGMAPPVLAGGNDTIAAEAAAAAQEPMQKCRICSRSFRISVVIRHEALCRKQASKPRNVFDMREQRLDGVEGIKEVQRAATRAGGGGGGGRGGGRGGGGDVAAAAAAAKGKLPKWKIQHEQFQAAMRAVRRQQEGGGGGFGSGQMAPPPPPIPDEYDDRVLCPHCGRKFAQEVAARHIPKCATTIAKPKGIRPIRR; this is encoded by the coding sequence ATGCCCGCCGGTGCGAAATCGCGAACGCCGGCAACGGACTTCGTCTACGACTACGCAGCGAAGCGGCAAGCACAGATGGAGCGGGCccggcagctgcgtgagGACCGCctccagcaacagcagcagtgccaatCGCCATTCACACAAAACAGCGGTGACGACGGTGTTGGAAATCCCTACGCCGCCTCCCCAAAGTACACAACGGCGTCCTCTGCCAAGGGCaatggcgcagcagcggtggtgggagCTGACATgaagccaccgccgcccaaCGTACCGCGCCTTCGCCACCCCACTTCCGGTCACAGTAgcgtcgacagcggcgccccCCCTGGGAAGGGCGAAGATGGACCCGTCCTGTATGTAAAGGAGCGGGATTTCAAGCAGGCCACGCAGGCCGGCATCATCACGCCCGACCAGGCTCGCCAGCTGTGGGCGATGCTGTCGAATCAGATCATCCGCGTCTGCTCGCCGTCGGCCCACGCAAACGCCGTGTCAGTGAGCAGCCTGCTGGCGCTGTCAAGAAACTCCTATAACTCCTCTGGGCGGGCGGCGGGTGGTTTGCAGTCGGCCGAAGGCAGTGAGTTTGGCGCGAGCATCTCCTTGGAGTCGCTTCGGACCAGCATCGCGTACTTCAAGAGAGAACAGCAacgactgctgcagcagcagggcggtggtggtagtaCGACCGGCGCCCCCTCCCAGGGTCGACACCCGCTGTCCtcgtcaccgccagcgcTTAACAGCACAGCAGGACAGCCCGCGTCGCAGTCGCGTGGGCTGCCCTCACGTCAGTCGCAGTACGAGGCCAACATCAAGAACAACCATTACCAAGACGACGACGGGGCCAGCAAAGATGAGCAACGAGCGCTTGCCACGccactggcgctgcgcagcgccggcggtggtggtgccggtcGTGGCGGCCGCCCAGCTTGGAATGCAGATGTGGAAGTGCACCATGAGGACGACTACGACGATGATCGTAACCGCCAcgcgccatcatcgccgtcggcgatcagcagcggcggggcGGCGCTCAAGAAGCCGCGGACGGGGAAGACTAACGCTGTGCGGTCGGCTCCCAAGGGTGccgcggcaccgtcgccgtcggctgctcgtgctggtgttggtggtgttCGTGGCACCTCTTCCCAAGCCGGAGCGGGACAAGCAGACGGCGGCTacggcaacgacagcgaAAGGAACTGCAGCAATGTGTACATGCCGCCGCAGTCCTCCCCTCCTGTCTCGCGAAGCGCTAAGGCTGGTGgcaccggtgctgctcctcggcgCCCCCCTGCAACccgcgccacagcaccgccgccctcgtcGGGCGCGCCGATAAACCTGGACGACGTCcccgtcggcggcggtggtggcggcggcatgaACGACTGGGCCAACGCCTACCCTCCAGGTATGGCGCCGCCAGTGCTCGCCGGTGGCAACGACACCATTGCtgccgaggcagcggcggcggcacaggaGCCGATGCAGAAATGCCGCATCTGCAGTCGAAGTTTTCGCATATCGGTCGTTATACGGCACGAGGCGCTGTGCCGCAAGCAGGCAAGCAAGCCGCGGAATGTCTTCGACATGCGTGAGCAGCGGCTCGACGGTGTCGAGGGAATCAAAGAGGTACAGCGTGCTGCGACGCgggctggcggtggtggtggtggtggtcgcggtggcgggcgcggcggtggcggtgacgtagcagcagcagcagcagcagccaaggGAAAGCTTCCTAAGTGGAAGATTCAGCACGAACAGTTCCAGGCCGCGATGCGTGCGGTTCGCCGGCAGCaggagggcggcggtggcggcttcGGCTCCGGCCAgatggcaccgccgccccccccaATTCCGGACGAGTACGATGATCGCGTCCTGTGCCCGCACTGTGGCCGCAAGTTCGCccaggaggtggcggcccGGCACATTCCGAAGTGTGCAACGACCATTGCGAAGCCAAAGGGAATTCGCCCGATCCGCCGATGA